A genomic window from Gossypium hirsutum isolate 1008001.06 chromosome D10, Gossypium_hirsutum_v2.1, whole genome shotgun sequence includes:
- the LOC107941055 gene encoding ADP,ATP carrier protein codes for MVSFKTAIREQMKKKKKKKKGIYVLASSCNFMFKAESYRNSRNWSYMNNLCRPQDMVTRVSSRMENEPLHPPISQKMHWQPGLSFRHFNYITIMENIRCSGASLTRISRSPVHPVIQGSAVSVVKSSPAAFVGAPMENSKASSFIKGLALLGVMRTAGAPFERVKLLMQNQNEMIISGRLPKRYNGIFDCFATTIRNEGIVSLWRGNIAFVTAYLSSETHTGRKVAVFLSAVVNQFLVYPLYYAGTRMANDVITSSNSRERQFNGIFDVYRKTLKSDGIAGVYRGFNIMIPKIALLRAVTAVSKPWQQFLLHHFQGSVLGRAVVNTLYASCRSMAVHPLDTVSRRMMMTSGAVKYRHSLDAITCIFYNEGVKSFYSGAKAQILTLAVYQVYGLCLRYVVGVLRRKNTGDK; via the exons atggtaagtttcaaGACTGCCATTAGAgaacaaatgaaaaagaaaaagaaaaagaaaaagggcatTTATGTTTTGGCAAGCAGCTGCAATTTTATGTTCAAGGCAGAATCCTATAGAAACTCTAGGAACTGGTCTTATATGAATAATCTTTGCCGGCCACAAGATATG GTTACAAGAGTGAGTTCCAGAATGGAGAATGAGCCATTGCATCCACCTATATCACAAAAGATGCATTGGCAGCCTGGCCTCTCATTCAGGCATTTTAACTACATTACGATAATGGAAAATATTCGCTGCAGTGGTGCCTCACTGACCCGGATCTCGCGAAGTCCTGTCCACCCTGTGATCCAGGGCAGTGCCGTATCTGTTGTAAAATCTTCACCAGCGGCTTTTGTCGGAGCCCCAATGGAGAACAGTAAAGCTTCTTCTTTTATAAAAGGATTGGCTCTACTTGGTGTTATGAGGACAGCAGGTGCTCCATTTGAGCGAGTGAAGCTCTTGATGCAAAACCAGAACGAGATGATCATTTCAGGCCGGCTTCCCAAACGATATAACGGAATATTCGACTGCTTCGCCACAACAATCAGAAATGAAGGCATAGTTTCCCTTTGGAGAGGCAACATTGCATTTGTCACTGCATATCTTTCCTCTGAG ACTCACACTGGGCGGAAAGTGGCAGTTTTCCTTTCTGCAGTTGTGAACCAGTTTCTTGTTTATCCATTATATTATGCTGGAACACGCATGGCAAACGATGTCATAACAAGCAGTAACTCGAGGGAAAGGCAGTTTAATGGCATATTCGACGTCTACAGAAAAACGCTGAAATCAGATGGCATAGCCGGCGTGTACCGTGGATTTAATATAATGATTCCTAAAATTGCCCTTTTGAGAGCAGTAACTGCTGTTTCAAAGCCTTGGCAACAATTTTTGTTGCACCATTTTCAG GGAAGTGTTTTAGGCAGGGCTGTTGTAAATACTTTGTATGCTAGTTGTCGCAGCATGGCGGTTCACCCGCTGGATACTGTGAGCAGGAGGATGATGATGACCAGTGGAGCTGTGAAGTATAGGCATTCACTGGATGCAATTACATGCATTTTCTATAATGAGGGTGTAAAGTCCTTCTATAGTGGTGCAAAAGCACAAATCCTTACACTTGCAGTCTACCAAGTTTATGGGTTGTGTTTGAGGTACGTAGTTGGTGTTCTTAGAAGGAAGAATACCGGGGATAAATGA
- the LOC107941052 gene encoding uncharacterized protein ECU03_1610, with product MAASLIAKTAMFQLSKAFPRTVSLRSSANVSRVCFTTTASKRSEGRDTKAGFAYREKDISSDEDTTAEEAMERAKEYAHNAKEKTKGAFDTAADRAKDATNRAAETAQSANEKTKQKAREYAQGTKETAQSAKDKTKEGADKASQTAYELKEKSKERAQGVMEKSEEIAGSVADKASETIQNVGEKAKQTAQGAWDAAKGTTQKIKETVVGKSEEEKRMDDDVVELRRRARRESDESKY from the exons ATGGCTGCCTCGTTAATAGCTAAGACCGCCATGTTCCAGCTCTCAAAAGCGTTCCCTCGAACCGTGTCTCTTCGTTCCTCCGCCAATGTCTCACGAGTCTGCTTCACCACCACCGCTTCCAAACGCTCTGAG GGGAGAGACACCAAAGCTGGCTTTGCTTACAGGGAAAAAGATATCTCATCCGATGAAGACACCACCGCCGAAGAAGCTATGGAAAGAGCAAAAGAATACGCGCATAACGCTAAGGAGAAAACGAAAGGAGCCTTTGATACGGCGGCTGATAGGGCAAAAGATGCAACGAACAGAGCGGCGGAGACCGCACAAAGCGCCAACGAGAAAACAAAACAGAAAGCTAGAGAGTACGCGCAAGGGACCAAAGAGACTGCCCAAAGTGCTAAAGATAAGACCAAAGAAGGGGCTGATAAGGCATCTCAAACTGCGTACGAGTTGAAAGAGAAATCTAAAGAGAGAGCACAAGGGGTGATGGAGAAGTCGGAGGAGATAGCCGGTTCAGTTGCCGATAAGGCGTCGGAGACCATCCAAAATGTTGGAGAGAAGGCAAAGCAAACTGCACAAGGAGCTTGGGATGCTGCAAAGGGAACAACGCAAAAGATAAAGGAAACTGTGGTTGGGAAGAGTGAGGAAGAGAAGAGGATGGATGATGATGTTGTGGAATTGAGGAGGCGTGCTCGAAGAGAAAGCGATGAGAGCAAGTATTAA